The following proteins come from a genomic window of Panicum hallii strain FIL2 chromosome 8, PHallii_v3.1, whole genome shotgun sequence:
- the LOC112903641 gene encoding aspartic proteinase nepenthesin-1-like: MAAKIALLALMVSFLLAASPAAHGHVERRSFRATMIRRTETAAINFTQAARQSHHRLSMLASRLNTASSHVTGQTPLRMDGDGGAYDMEFSIGTPRQSLTALADTGSDLIWTKCGACASCAPQGSPSYYPDRSSTFSKLPCSDRLCGALKSEKLATCPASGAECDYTYSYGLEASDTFTQGYLASETITLGGAAMPGVGFGCTNVSEGEYGRSSSGLVGLGRGPLSLVSQLEAGAFSYCLTSDTSKASPLLFGSAASLLGNGVQSTGLLTSTSSTFYTVNLERISIGSSTTPGTNDGVVFDSGTTLTFLSEPAYSQAKAEVLSQTNLARAADRDGFEACFDQYSGGDPAAAVPAMVLHFDGGADMALQVRNYFVDVGDGVACWVVQRSPSLSIIGNIMQMDFHVRYDVDNSVLSFQPADCESLQGNAASASAPLVAKFQGIVLLAALHLIFCMLCSS; the protein is encoded by the coding sequence ATGGCTGCTAAGATAGCTCTCCTCGCACTTATGGTCTCCTTCCTCCTTGCCGCTTCTCCGGCCGCCCATGGCCACGTCGAACGCCGCAGCTTTCGCGCCACCATGATCCGCCGCACCGAGACCGCCGCCATCAACTTCACGCAGGCCGCTCGTCAGTCTCACCACCGGCTGTCAATGCTTGCCTCCCGGCTCAACACGGCCTCGAGCCACGTGACTGGACAGACACCGCTGCGGATGGACGGTGACGGCGGCGCCTATGACATGGAGTTCTCCATCGGCACGCCGCGGCAGAGCCTAACGGCCCTCGCCGACACCGGCAGTGACCTCATCTGGACCAAGTGCGGCGCCTGCGCGTCGTGCGCGCCGCAGGGCTCCCCTTCCTACTACCCGGACAGGTCGTCGACTTTCTCCAAGCTCCCGTGCTCCGATCGTCTCTGCGGCGCCCTCAAGTCCGAGAAGCTCGCGACGTGCCCTGCCAGCGGCGCGGAGTGCGACTACACGTACTCCTACGGCCTGGAGGCCAGCGACACCTTCACCCAGGGCTACCTCGCCAGCGAGACCATCACGCTCGGCGGCGCCGCCATGCCGGGCGTGGGCTTCGGGTGCACCAACGTGTCGGAGGGCGAGTACGGCAGGAGCTCATCCGGCCTCGTCGGGCTCGGCCGCGGGCCGCTGTCCCTCGTCTCCCAGCTGGAAGCCGGCGCTTTCTCGTACTGCCTCACCAGCGACACCTCCAAGGCCAGCCCTCTCCTCTTCGGCTCGGCGGCCAGCTTGTTGGGCAACGGCGTCCAGTCCACGGGGCTCCTCACGTCCACGTCCAGCACCTTCTACACCGTGAACCTCGAGCGCATCTCCATCGGCTCGTCGACGACCCCCGGAACCAACGACGGCGTCGTGTTCGACTCCGGCACGACGCTGACGTTCCTCTCGGAGCCGGCCTACTCGCAGGCGAAGGCGGAGGTGCTGTCGCAGACGAACCTTGCCCGGGCGGCGGACAGGGACGGGTTCGAGGCGTGCTTCGACCAATACAGCGGCGGCGACCCCGCGGCGGCCGTGCCGGCGATGGTGCTCCACTTCGACGGCGGCGCCGACATGGCCCTGCAGGTGCGCAACTACTTTGTGGACGTGGGCGACGGCGTGGCGTGCTGGGTCGTGCAGAGGTCGCCCAGCCTGTCCATCATCGGTAACATCATGCAGATGGACTTCCACGTCCGGTACGACGTCGACAACTCGGTGCTGTCGTTCCAGCCGGCGGACTGCGAGAGCCTCCAAGGGAATGCGGCCTCAGCCTCGGCTCCTCTCGTAGCGAAATTCCAGGGCATTGTCCTGCTGGCAGCGTTGCATTTAATTTTCTGTATGCTGTGTTCCAGTTAG